The following are encoded in a window of Staphylococcus piscifermentans genomic DNA:
- the fakA gene encoding fatty acid kinase catalytic subunit FakA has product MISRIDGKLFADMVVQGAQNLSNNAEIVNSLNVYPVPDGDTGTNMNLTMTSGREEVEQNASQHIGALGKTFSKGLLMGARGNSGVILSQIFRGFCKHIEDAETIDAKTFAESFEAGVDTAYKAVMKPVEGTILTVARESAAAGIESAQQTEDCQEVLTAIITKGEEALENTPNQLPVLKEVGVVDSGGKGLLCVYEGFLKAMKGEKVEATSPKLDTETFVNDDHDFHGVINTEDIVYGYCTEMMVRFGKDKKPFDEKEFREDMAQFGDSLLVINDDEIVKVHVHSEHPGDVFNYGQQYGELIKLKVENMREQHRNVVNKEKSKEENTQPVETAIIAISMGDGISEIFKSMGATSIINGGQTMNPSTNDIVKAIEESGAKKAIILPNNKNIQMASDQAAKIVDIETVVIPTKWVPQGIAALFQYLPDASLEDNKATMSEAIEHVQSGAITNAVRNTTIDGIDIKEGEFMGLKEGKIVVSNPTQLEASKVLLSKMVQEDSEIVTILTGEDAEAETTEALTDWLEAEYPDVEIDEQVGSQPIYPYLFSVE; this is encoded by the coding sequence ATGATCAGCAGAATAGATGGTAAATTATTTGCCGACATGGTAGTTCAAGGGGCACAGAATTTATCAAATAATGCAGAAATCGTGAATTCATTAAATGTTTATCCCGTTCCAGATGGCGACACGGGAACAAATATGAATTTAACGATGACTTCAGGGAGAGAAGAAGTCGAACAAAATGCATCTCAACATATCGGCGCTTTAGGAAAAACTTTTTCTAAAGGCCTATTAATGGGTGCACGCGGAAATTCAGGCGTTATCTTATCACAGATTTTCAGAGGCTTCTGCAAACATATCGAAGACGCCGAAACAATTGATGCCAAAACTTTTGCAGAAAGTTTTGAAGCAGGTGTAGATACAGCGTATAAAGCAGTCATGAAACCAGTAGAAGGGACAATTCTGACTGTTGCACGTGAATCAGCTGCTGCAGGTATTGAAAGCGCTCAACAAACAGAAGATTGCCAAGAAGTTTTAACAGCAATCATCACAAAAGGTGAAGAAGCACTTGAAAATACACCTAACCAACTTCCAGTACTAAAAGAAGTAGGCGTAGTCGACAGTGGCGGTAAAGGCTTGCTATGTGTCTATGAAGGCTTTTTGAAAGCGATGAAAGGTGAGAAAGTTGAAGCAACTTCACCTAAATTAGACACAGAAACTTTCGTGAATGATGATCATGATTTCCACGGCGTCATCAACACAGAAGATATCGTGTACGGCTACTGTACCGAAATGATGGTGCGTTTCGGTAAAGATAAGAAACCTTTTGATGAAAAAGAATTCCGTGAAGATATGGCCCAATTCGGAGATTCCCTTTTAGTTATTAACGACGACGAAATTGTGAAGGTGCATGTGCACTCAGAACATCCTGGCGATGTCTTCAACTATGGGCAGCAATACGGCGAATTAATTAAGCTGAAAGTTGAAAATATGCGTGAACAACATCGTAACGTTGTGAATAAAGAGAAATCAAAAGAAGAAAACACACAACCTGTCGAAACAGCAATTATTGCAATTTCTATGGGTGATGGAATTTCTGAAATCTTCAAATCCATGGGTGCCACTTCTATTATTAATGGTGGTCAAACGATGAATCCATCTACTAACGATATTGTGAAAGCCATTGAAGAATCTGGCGCTAAAAAAGCTATCATCTTACCAAATAATAAAAATATTCAAATGGCGAGCGATCAAGCTGCTAAAATTGTAGATATTGAAACTGTAGTGATTCCGACTAAGTGGGTTCCACAAGGCATTGCCGCATTATTCCAATATCTTCCAGACGCTTCATTAGAAGATAACAAAGCAACAATGTCTGAAGCGATTGAGCATGTTCAATCTGGCGCGATTACTAATGCTGTACGTAATACTACAATTGACGGCATTGATATTAAAGAAGGCGAATTTATGGGGCTTAAAGAAGGTAAGATTGTCGTAAGCAATCCGACCCAATTAGAAGCTTCTAAAGTATTGCTTTCAAAAATGGTTCAAGAGGATAGCGAAATTGTTACAATTTTAACTGGTGAAGATGCAGAAGCTGAAACAACTGAAGCATTGACAGACTGGTTAGAAGCTGAATATCCTGATGTTGAAATAGATGAACAAGTAGGTTCTCAACCTATTTATCCGTATTTATTCTCAGTTGAATAA
- the rsgA gene encoding ribosome small subunit-dependent GTPase A yields the protein MRTGRIIKSLSGVYRVDADSEMFDTKPRGLFRKKKFSPIVGDIVDFEIENVTEGYIQHVHERRNELKRPPVSNIDHLIIVMSAVEPEFSTQLVDRFLVIAHSYGLNPRIIVTKKDMASEAQIQRIEQYLAIYRKIGYSTQFVGKDDNIEAIFDAWGSGLAVLSGQSGVGKSTLLNAYQPGLSLETNQISKSLNRGKHTTRHVELFERKGGFVADTPGFSALDFDHIQKDEVKDYFLEIQEYGQACKFRNCNHIKEPKCNVKAQVEAGNIAQFRYDHYVQLFEEIANRKERY from the coding sequence GTGAGAACAGGACGTATAATAAAGTCGTTAAGCGGTGTTTATCGTGTGGATGCAGATAGTGAAATGTTTGACACGAAACCGCGCGGCTTATTCCGCAAGAAGAAATTTTCCCCGATTGTGGGAGATATTGTTGATTTTGAAATTGAAAATGTCACAGAAGGTTATATTCAGCATGTACATGAAAGACGAAACGAGTTGAAGCGTCCGCCTGTGAGCAATATAGATCATCTGATTATAGTGATGAGTGCAGTTGAGCCTGAATTTTCAACGCAATTAGTAGATCGTTTTTTAGTAATAGCACATTCTTATGGTTTGAATCCTCGCATTATTGTAACTAAAAAAGATATGGCTTCAGAAGCACAAATTCAACGCATAGAACAGTATCTAGCAATCTATCGCAAGATTGGATACTCTACACAATTTGTCGGCAAAGATGATAATATCGAAGCCATCTTTGATGCGTGGGGAAGCGGCTTGGCTGTGTTGAGCGGGCAATCCGGTGTCGGAAAATCTACTTTATTGAACGCTTATCAACCTGGTTTATCACTAGAAACGAACCAAATTTCAAAATCGCTTAATCGAGGAAAGCATACGACACGTCATGTAGAGTTATTTGAACGTAAAGGTGGCTTTGTTGCGGATACGCCTGGATTCAGTGCCCTTGATTTTGATCACATTCAAAAGGATGAAGTGAAAGATTATTTTTTAGAAATACAAGAGTATGGACAAGCATGCAAATTTCGTAACTGCAATCATATTAAGGAACCGAAATGCAATGTCAAAGCGCAAGTTGAAGCGGGCAATATTGCACAATTTCGTTACGACCACTATGTGCAGCTCTTCGAGGAAATTGCAAATCGAAAGGAAAGATATTAA
- the pknB gene encoding Stk1 family PASTA domain-containing Ser/Thr kinase has protein sequence MIGSIINERYKIVEFLGGGGMSNVYLAEDSILNRKVAVKMIHIAPHEKEEMIRRFEREVHNTSQLSHENIVNVIDVGENNEYFYLVMEYIEGPTLSEYIKTHGPLSIETAINFAEQILDGIQHAHEAGIVHRDIKPQNILVDRHKTLRILDFGIAKALSETAMTQTSHVLGTVQYLSPEQARGESTDMTTDIYSIGIVLYEMLVGEPPFTGETAVSIAIKHIQDAMPNATDQRSEIPQALSNVILKATEKNRNDRYQDTESMKRDLSSVLKNSRANESKYVSEEATAKTIEIDKDAIAKQASPGPEAQRNASKQEAEPLNETMQIPIVEQQKFQGGEGPIYEMPKKKRSKKKKFFFALIFFLLLAGLITFLAFGMFGDKYIETPDLRGKSEAQAQQILKEHHIKVGKTTRAYSDKYQENQIVTTDPAPGKRVAEHGTVNIVLSKGPQKAHMPNLYGMTKADALDALKKLGFKNISINQEYSKTKLERGLIENQNISADAYVPIKDTNIALTESLGIKQVYVKNYTGESYDKASKELMQKGLKPVKEKEEKSDKIEKGKIISQSPTSKSVDEDSTVTFVVSSGKEDSSDSEKDEGKSASSDDVKQVTETVKVPYSGKDGDSQKVEVFVRDKDHPGTSSSQTYNITSSRSVSIPLKIEKGKTAGYTVRVDDKIVADKDVGY, from the coding sequence ATGATCGGTTCAATAATCAATGAGCGCTATAAAATTGTTGAATTTCTTGGCGGAGGCGGCATGAGCAATGTCTACCTCGCTGAAGATTCAATTCTCAATCGCAAAGTTGCTGTAAAGATGATTCACATTGCACCACATGAAAAAGAGGAAATGATTCGCCGCTTTGAACGAGAAGTACACAATACCTCTCAGTTATCACATGAAAATATCGTCAATGTGATTGATGTTGGAGAAAACAACGAGTATTTTTATTTGGTTATGGAATATATCGAAGGGCCTACCTTATCTGAATATATTAAAACGCATGGACCGCTCAGTATTGAGACTGCAATTAACTTTGCCGAACAAATTCTGGACGGGATTCAACATGCCCATGAAGCGGGAATTGTACATAGAGATATAAAGCCGCAAAATATTTTAGTCGATCGTCATAAAACCTTGAGAATACTAGATTTCGGTATTGCAAAAGCTTTAAGCGAAACTGCTATGACGCAAACGAGTCATGTTCTCGGTACGGTACAATATCTGTCCCCAGAACAAGCGAGAGGTGAATCTACAGATATGACTACAGATATCTATTCGATCGGTATCGTCCTCTATGAAATGTTAGTAGGAGAACCGCCTTTTACTGGTGAAACTGCGGTAAGTATAGCTATTAAACATATTCAAGATGCCATGCCTAATGCGACAGATCAACGATCAGAAATACCACAGGCGCTTAGTAACGTCATTTTAAAGGCTACGGAAAAGAATAGAAATGACCGCTATCAAGATACAGAGAGTATGAAAAGAGATTTAAGCAGTGTACTTAAAAATTCAAGAGCGAACGAATCAAAGTACGTGTCTGAGGAAGCCACTGCAAAGACGATTGAAATTGATAAGGATGCGATTGCTAAGCAAGCGAGTCCTGGACCCGAAGCACAACGCAATGCATCGAAACAAGAAGCAGAACCGTTGAATGAAACGATGCAGATTCCTATTGTGGAGCAACAGAAATTCCAAGGAGGAGAAGGTCCGATTTATGAAATGCCGAAGAAAAAACGTTCGAAAAAGAAAAAGTTTTTCTTCGCACTCATCTTCTTCCTTTTACTTGCTGGTCTGATTACATTCTTAGCGTTCGGTATGTTTGGAGATAAATACATTGAGACGCCTGATTTAAGAGGAAAATCTGAAGCCCAAGCACAGCAGATATTAAAAGAACATCATATCAAAGTCGGGAAAACAACGAGAGCGTACAGCGATAAATATCAGGAAAATCAAATTGTCACTACTGATCCTGCGCCTGGCAAACGTGTTGCAGAGCATGGAACAGTCAATATCGTGCTTTCAAAAGGACCTCAAAAAGCGCATATGCCTAACTTATATGGTATGACAAAGGCAGACGCATTAGACGCCTTAAAGAAACTCGGATTTAAAAATATCTCAATTAACCAAGAATACTCTAAAACTAAACTTGAGCGCGGCTTGATTGAAAATCAAAATATTTCAGCTGACGCTTATGTGCCAATCAAAGACACGAATATCGCACTGACTGAATCTCTAGGTATTAAACAAGTTTATGTAAAAAATTATACAGGTGAATCCTATGACAAAGCTTCTAAAGAACTTATGCAAAAAGGCTTGAAACCTGTAAAAGAGAAAGAAGAAAAAAGCGATAAAATAGAAAAAGGCAAAATTATATCTCAATCACCTACAAGCAAGTCTGTAGATGAAGATTCAACTGTTACCTTTGTAGTATCATCAGGTAAAGAGGACAGTTCAGACAGTGAAAAAGATGAAGGTAAATCAGCAAGTTCTGATGACGTCAAACAAGTGACCGAAACGGTTAAAGTACCTTATTCTGGAAAAGATGGCGACAGTCAGAAAGTAGAAGTCTTTGTACGTGATAAAGATCATCCAGGTACTTCATCTTCACAAACTTATAATATTACAAGCAGCCGTTCAGTTTCGATTCCTTTAAAAATAGAAAAAGGCAAAACTGCGGGTTATACAGTGCGTGTCGATGATAAAATTGTGGCCGATAAAGATGTTGGATATTAA
- the sdaAA gene encoding L-serine ammonia-lyase, iron-sulfur-dependent, subunit alpha — translation MFKTIEELIHRCENENKAIYEIMLEQEMQVTGVPANEIYAGMSHHFQTMENAIEQGLDGVSSVTGLTGGDAVLIRKYLESGQALSGPILLDAVSKAVATNEVNAAMGKICATPTAGSAGVVPGVLFAIRHRFNPTPKEMLNFLLTAGAFGFVIANNASISGAAGGCQAEVGAAAAMAAAATVEMAGGTPQQSAEAFAICMKNMLGLVCDPVAGLVEVPCVKRNAAGASNAIVSADMALAGVSSRIPADEVVGAMYRIGQTMPSALRETGRGGLAGTPTGQRLKQQIFGD, via the coding sequence ATGTTTAAAACAATAGAAGAACTCATACACAGATGTGAGAATGAAAATAAAGCCATCTACGAAATTATGCTGGAACAGGAAATGCAAGTGACTGGAGTACCAGCTAATGAAATATATGCTGGCATGAGTCATCATTTCCAAACGATGGAAAATGCAATAGAACAAGGATTAGATGGCGTTTCATCAGTGACAGGGCTGACAGGCGGAGATGCCGTCCTTATTCGTAAGTATTTAGAAAGCGGGCAAGCTTTATCAGGACCGATACTGTTAGATGCAGTAAGTAAAGCCGTGGCAACTAATGAAGTAAACGCTGCGATGGGGAAAATTTGTGCTACTCCTACGGCAGGTTCAGCAGGCGTAGTTCCTGGCGTGCTCTTCGCCATCAGACACCGCTTCAATCCCACTCCCAAAGAGATGTTGAACTTTTTACTTACTGCAGGAGCTTTCGGATTTGTAATCGCCAATAATGCGTCTATTTCAGGCGCGGCAGGGGGCTGTCAAGCAGAAGTAGGCGCAGCTGCTGCTATGGCTGCGGCTGCTACGGTCGAAATGGCTGGCGGCACACCGCAACAGTCGGCTGAAGCTTTTGCAATTTGCATGAAGAATATGCTAGGTTTAGTATGTGATCCAGTAGCGGGACTGGTTGAAGTGCCTTGTGTGAAACGTAATGCAGCAGGGGCTTCAAATGCAATCGTGTCAGCGGATATGGCACTTGCAGGTGTATCATCGCGTATTCCGGCTGATGAAGTGGTAGGTGCAATGTACCGAATCGGTCAAACGATGCCTTCAGCGCTTCGAGAAACGGGACGCGGCGGTTTAGCTGGCACACCAACCGGCCAACGCTTAAAACAACAAATATTTGGTGATTAA
- a CDS encoding Asp23/Gls24 family envelope stress response protein: MTLEINNEYGNIDVSNEVIASVVGGKAVECYGIVGMASKHQVRDGIAEILGQENYARGIVVRSSDAAIDVDMYIIVSYGTKISEVANNVQSTVKYTLEKTLSLKVNSINIYVQGVRINNYGKKH, translated from the coding sequence ATGACATTAGAAATTAACAATGAATACGGCAATATTGATGTTTCGAACGAAGTGATAGCTTCTGTAGTAGGCGGTAAAGCCGTAGAATGTTATGGTATTGTCGGAATGGCATCTAAACATCAAGTCAGAGACGGCATAGCTGAAATCTTAGGGCAAGAGAATTATGCACGCGGCATTGTTGTGCGTTCTAGTGATGCAGCAATCGATGTTGATATGTATATTATTGTAAGCTATGGTACCAAAATTTCCGAAGTTGCTAATAATGTGCAATCAACTGTTAAATATACTTTGGAAAAAACTTTGAGTTTGAAAGTAAATTCTATAAATATCTATGTACAGGGTGTACGTATAAATAATTACGGCAAGAAACATTAG
- a CDS encoding thiamine diphosphokinase — MKINLLCGNRNLPENLLQTKADEAWGGIDRGALILIQQNIQPVFSLGDFDSVNDTERLELKEKLDIHPVKAEKADTDLGLGVAEAVARGYDDISIYGATGGRLDHFLGALQLLQIPDYLKRDIKVSLIDDQNEITYLKKGIHRVEKKDAFPYISFIPAKEDTLISLRGFKYPLDQEKLYQGSTLTISNEIDEPVAEIEIEVGALICIRSHDNR, encoded by the coding sequence ATGAAAATCAATTTATTATGCGGGAATCGAAATCTTCCTGAAAATTTATTACAGACTAAAGCAGATGAAGCGTGGGGCGGCATTGACCGGGGGGCGTTAATTTTAATACAGCAAAATATCCAACCCGTCTTCTCACTAGGAGACTTTGATTCTGTGAATGACACTGAACGCTTAGAACTTAAAGAAAAGTTAGATATTCATCCGGTCAAAGCTGAGAAAGCAGATACTGATTTGGGACTGGGTGTGGCAGAAGCGGTTGCACGCGGTTATGATGACATCTCAATTTATGGAGCAACAGGTGGCAGATTAGATCATTTCTTAGGGGCATTGCAGTTGTTGCAAATTCCTGATTACTTGAAAAGAGACATTAAAGTTTCGCTTATAGATGACCAAAATGAAATTACTTATTTAAAAAAAGGGATACATCGCGTGGAAAAAAAGGATGCCTTTCCATACATTTCATTTATACCTGCGAAAGAAGATACGCTTATTTCGCTAAGAGGGTTTAAATATCCTTTAGACCAAGAGAAGCTATATCAAGGTTCGACTTTAACCATTTCTAATGAAATAGACGAACCTGTGGCTGAGATTGAAATTGAAGTGGGTGCCTTAATTTGTATACGCAGCCATGATAATCGGTAA
- the fapR gene encoding transcription factor FapR: MKLKKQARRDAIKEQLQQNPFMTDNELSDLFSVSIQTIRLDRTYLKIPELRKRIKSVAEHNYKHIRAIEGNEIIGDLIRVEPNVTAESLIYITEDSVFTRNDIARGHILFAQANSLCVALIQKNMVLTRDSQVSFLRQVKLHDTVHAFAQVTDFGKKYITVAVSSYVKDKCVFKGTFKMYYYSEEES, translated from the coding sequence ATGAAGTTGAAAAAACAAGCACGACGAGATGCAATCAAGGAACAATTACAACAAAACCCCTTTATGACTGACAATGAATTAAGCGACTTATTTTCAGTAAGTATCCAAACAATTCGTTTAGATCGGACTTACTTGAAAATTCCAGAACTGAGAAAGCGTATTAAATCGGTAGCAGAACATAATTATAAGCACATTCGTGCGATTGAAGGCAATGAAATCATCGGTGATCTGATTCGTGTAGAACCTAATGTAACGGCTGAATCTTTAATTTATATTACTGAGGATTCTGTCTTTACGCGAAATGATATTGCACGTGGTCATATTTTATTCGCTCAAGCCAATTCATTATGCGTAGCTTTGATTCAAAAGAACATGGTGCTCACACGAGACAGCCAAGTGAGTTTTTTAAGACAAGTCAAGTTGCATGATACGGTGCATGCTTTCGCACAAGTAACAGATTTCGGTAAAAAGTATATTACTGTGGCGGTATCGTCATATGTAAAAGATAAATGTGTAT
- the sdaAB gene encoding L-serine ammonia-lyase, iron-sulfur-dependent subunit beta has protein sequence MKFKSVFEIIGPTMIGPSSSHTAGAVRIGHVASALFGELPEHVDIYLYGSFMETYRGHGTDVALVGGLLGYETDDERIITSLATAAEREMSIEFIEMQEEKKYPNTVVLDLQRADKQLSIEGVSIGGGKIEITAINSFPISLSGDYPALLVFHQDTFGTIANVTRILGNDSINVGAMQVNRKEKGDSALMMCELDEKPKAAIINEIRQVTGVTAVFLMENS, from the coding sequence ATGAAATTTAAAAGTGTATTTGAAATTATTGGACCAACAATGATAGGGCCATCTTCTTCTCATACAGCAGGTGCTGTGAGAATTGGCCACGTTGCAAGTGCTTTATTCGGAGAACTGCCAGAACATGTTGATATATATTTATATGGTTCATTTATGGAAACTTATCGAGGCCATGGTACAGACGTAGCTTTAGTTGGAGGTTTGCTTGGCTACGAAACGGATGATGAACGCATTATCACCAGTTTAGCAACCGCAGCAGAACGAGAAATGTCTATCGAATTTATTGAAATGCAGGAAGAAAAGAAGTATCCGAATACGGTAGTGTTAGATTTGCAAAGAGCAGATAAACAACTTTCAATAGAAGGCGTTTCGATTGGAGGAGGTAAAATTGAGATTACCGCCATCAACAGTTTCCCAATCAGCTTGAGCGGCGATTATCCTGCTTTACTCGTCTTTCATCAAGATACTTTTGGCACTATAGCCAATGTAACACGCATACTCGGCAACGACAGTATCAATGTAGGAGCCATGCAGGTGAATCGTAAAGAAAAAGGCGATTCAGCATTGATGATGTGTGAATTAGATGAAAAACCGAAAGCTGCAATTATCAACGAAATACGTCAAGTCACTGGGGTGACAGCTGTCTTTTTAATGGAGAACAGTTGA
- the rpmB gene encoding 50S ribosomal protein L28: MGKQCYVTGRKASTGNRRSHALNSTKRRWNANLQKVRILVDGKPKKVWVSARALKSGKVTRV, translated from the coding sequence ATGGGTAAACAATGTTACGTAACAGGTCGTAAAGCATCGACTGGAAATCGTCGTTCACACGCTTTAAACTCTACGAAACGTAGATGGAATGCTAACCTTCAAAAAGTTAGAATCCTAGTAGACGGAAAACCTAAAAAAGTTTGGGTTTCTGCACGTGCTTTAAAATCTGGTAAAGTTACTAGAGTTTAA
- the recG gene encoding ATP-dependent DNA helicase RecG codes for MSKVNLIDQPYALDQIKGLGPKRIAVLNELNIYNVEDLVLYLPVRYEDNSIVDLNEAEDQSTVTVTGEVYSTPTVAFFGRNRSKVTVHLMINNIAVKAVFFNQPYLKKKINLHDHVTVKGKWNRGKQEINGMRMFTTGSEDLQNADGEQLDPVYRIKEGIKQKTMRDIIRKVLDDIEIREWLSEDLREKYKLESLATTIRALHYADNKKALLKARRTYAFTELFLFELRMQWLNRLEKASDEAIEINYDLEQVKQFIEDLPFELTDAQKHSVNEIFRDLKAPLRMHRLLQGDVGSGKTVVAALCMFALKTAGYQSALMVPTEILAEQHAESLTELFGDRMNVALLTGSVKGKKRRLLLEQLENGTIDCLIGTHALIQDDVSFNNVGLVITDEQHRFGVNQRQALREKGAMTNVLFMTATPIPRTLAISVFGEMDVSSIKQLPKGRKPIKTMWAKHEQYDAVLNQMTSELEKGRQAYVICPLIESSEHLEDVQNVVALYESLEEHYGVGRVGLLHGKMSADEKDDVMQRFNRHEIDILVSTTVVEVGVNVPNATFMIIYDADRFGLSTLHQLRGRVGRSDHQSYCVLIASPKTETGIERMNIMTQTTDGFELSERDLEMRGPGDFFGVKQSGLPDFLVANIVEDYRMLEVARDEAGELIQSGRFFTDEYAVLRNFVEENLLHTSFD; via the coding sequence ATGTCTAAAGTCAATCTCATTGATCAACCTTATGCGTTAGATCAAATAAAGGGTTTAGGACCCAAACGCATTGCAGTATTAAATGAATTAAATATATATAATGTAGAAGATTTAGTGCTCTATCTGCCAGTTCGCTATGAAGATAATAGTATCGTAGATTTGAATGAAGCAGAAGATCAATCCACCGTGACAGTGACCGGCGAAGTTTATTCTACGCCCACTGTCGCTTTTTTTGGCCGCAACCGATCTAAAGTAACGGTGCATCTCATGATTAATAATATCGCTGTCAAAGCAGTCTTTTTCAATCAGCCTTATCTTAAAAAGAAAATCAATTTGCATGACCATGTAACTGTGAAAGGTAAGTGGAACCGCGGTAAACAAGAAATTAATGGCATGCGTATGTTTACGACAGGCTCAGAAGATCTGCAAAATGCTGATGGAGAACAATTAGATCCAGTTTATCGCATCAAAGAAGGTATTAAACAGAAGACCATGCGTGATATTATCCGCAAAGTATTGGATGATATTGAAATTCGCGAATGGCTGTCTGAAGATTTACGTGAAAAATATAAATTAGAATCACTGGCTACTACGATTCGTGCATTACACTATGCTGATAATAAGAAAGCTTTACTGAAAGCACGTCGTACCTATGCCTTTACTGAACTCTTCTTATTTGAATTGCGGATGCAATGGTTGAATAGACTAGAAAAAGCTAGTGATGAAGCCATTGAAATCAATTATGACTTAGAGCAGGTCAAACAATTTATTGAGGATCTGCCTTTTGAATTGACCGATGCGCAAAAGCACAGTGTGAATGAAATTTTCAGAGATTTGAAAGCACCGCTTCGCATGCACCGCTTGCTCCAAGGTGACGTAGGCTCAGGAAAAACAGTTGTGGCTGCTTTATGTATGTTCGCCTTGAAAACAGCAGGCTATCAATCTGCTTTAATGGTACCGACAGAAATCTTAGCAGAGCAACATGCAGAAAGTTTAACAGAACTTTTCGGAGATAGAATGAATGTAGCGTTGCTGACAGGTTCTGTTAAAGGCAAGAAACGTCGCTTGCTCTTAGAACAACTGGAAAATGGTACGATTGATTGCCTAATTGGAACGCATGCATTGATACAAGATGATGTTTCCTTTAATAATGTCGGACTTGTTATCACGGATGAACAACATCGCTTCGGTGTTAATCAAAGACAAGCGCTGCGTGAAAAGGGAGCCATGACAAATGTCTTGTTTATGACGGCAACCCCGATACCTAGAACCTTAGCCATTTCAGTATTTGGAGAAATGGATGTATCCTCTATCAAACAATTACCTAAAGGACGAAAGCCTATTAAAACTATGTGGGCGAAACATGAACAATATGATGCTGTCTTAAATCAAATGACTTCAGAGTTAGAAAAAGGACGGCAAGCGTATGTCATTTGTCCATTAATAGAGAGTTCTGAGCATTTAGAAGATGTGCAAAATGTCGTCGCATTGTATGAATCACTAGAAGAACATTATGGCGTAGGTCGAGTCGGTTTATTACATGGTAAAATGTCAGCTGATGAAAAAGATGATGTAATGCAACGTTTTAATCGTCATGAAATAGATATTTTAGTTTCTACGACGGTAGTAGAAGTAGGTGTGAACGTACCGAACGCCACTTTTATGATTATTTATGATGCGGATCGCTTCGGCTTATCAACACTGCACCAATTACGTGGTCGTGTCGGACGTAGCGACCATCAAAGTTATTGTGTATTGATTGCTTCACCTAAAACAGAAACCGGCATTGAACGCATGAATATTATGACTCAGACTACAGACGGTTTCGAATTGAGTGAACGAGATTTAGAAATGCGGGGCCCAGGCGATTTCTTTGGAGTGAAACAAAGTGGTCTGCCTGATTTCTTAGTTGCCAATATCGTTGAAGATTACCGAATGCTAGAAGTAGCTAGAGATGAAGCGGGCGAATTGATACAGTCAGGAAGATTCTTTACAGATGAGTATGCTGTCTTACGCAACTTCGTGGAAGAGAATTTACTGCATACCAGCTTTGATTAA
- the rpe gene encoding ribulose-phosphate 3-epimerase has product MVKVYPSLLSADFLNLKSELEALEKAGVDGVHFDVMDGQFVPNISIGLPILEAVNAGTDLTIDVHLMIEDPENFIPEFAAKGADMISVHAEATPHIHRAIQLIHAHGAKAGVVINPGTSVAMIEPILHDVDYVLIMTVNPGFGGQAFISQNIDKVSALHAFKEKYQLDFDIEVDGGINEVTAEQCVDAGATMLVTGSYFFKQDDYGKVVKALKRQDN; this is encoded by the coding sequence ATGGTTAAAGTATACCCATCGCTGTTATCAGCTGACTTTTTAAATTTGAAATCAGAATTAGAAGCCTTAGAGAAAGCCGGAGTAGACGGTGTGCATTTTGATGTGATGGACGGTCAGTTTGTACCCAATATTTCCATTGGATTACCAATATTAGAAGCGGTAAATGCCGGCACTGATTTAACAATAGATGTACATTTAATGATTGAAGACCCTGAAAACTTTATTCCAGAATTTGCGGCTAAAGGAGCGGATATGATTTCAGTACATGCTGAAGCAACACCGCATATTCATCGTGCCATTCAACTGATTCATGCGCACGGTGCTAAGGCTGGCGTAGTGATTAACCCCGGAACATCAGTAGCCATGATTGAACCGATTCTGCATGATGTAGATTATGTGTTGATTATGACAGTGAATCCTGGCTTTGGCGGACAAGCATTTATTTCGCAAAATATTGATAAGGTCAGTGCGTTGCATGCTTTTAAAGAAAAGTACCAGTTAGACTTTGATATTGAAGTAGACGGCGGTATTAATGAAGTGACAGCTGAACAATGTGTAGATGCAGGTGCCACAATGTTAGTAACGGGCTCTTATTTCTTTAAACAAGATGATTACGGCAAGGTTGTCAAAGCCTTGAAAAGACAAGATAATTAA